CGATTTAATACAGTCtatgcttttattattattaggcacaaaattttcttatagCTGTCATTGTGGGCgcaatttttgattttctaaTTGGAACCATCATAGGACCATCTAGTGAAGAACAGAAAGCGAAAGGATTTATAGGGTTCTCCAGTAAGTATGATGTGTGTAATTATTACGTGACGATGTTAAAGATTTTTGTCCTATtcgtcaaataaaaaaaagacagattTGCAGggtttcaaataaatttttttaaactaaaatagtCACCACTAActtcaatacattttttttacctgGAAAGTTTTTATACGTCTGAAAAATTCCGAGCTCTTAAAGGGTCTTAgaaatcgataattttatttataataaactttcaTGAAATGACAAATCTTTTGCATCAAcctaataaattgaaaaaaatacatttattaaaaattattttaacaaatataatatttttagtagatgtatttaaaaaaaatttgatgccAGACTATCGATATTCTGAGGGGAACAATCAAACCACCTTCTCGGTATTTGCTATCTTTTTCCCATCGGTCACTGGAATTCAAGCGGGCGCTAATATATCCGGTGATTTAAAAGATCCAGCGAGCAGCATACCGAAAGGAACTCTACTAGCTCTATTGATCTCCATGCTTAGTTATGTAACTTTCGTTTTTTTTGCTGGCGCCGCGGCTGCCAGAGATGCAGATGGTTTCGTAAACAATACTATCGTAGAATACATCCCCAATATCAATCGCACTTTTGGATTGCACAACAGTTACTCGGTAAGATTTTAAGACACCAATATTTGTAGATATAGTACATTCCGAAACTATTAatcttcatttaattttaattaaaacaaattattttgtaacgtTAAAGAACGTAAATAGAATAGATAACAAAACATATGACATTGCATTCTTTAACTAATTAACtagtatattttcaattagtaaattttatttttgcggaaaataaaatttgaaaattaactgCTGATTGAAATAAATCCAATATTCACAGCtcattaaatttgtatatagaaaaaaaaattttttaatttgcaaattaaaataaattaaattaaattgttttaattacattttatacatttattcttttttcaggTTATGCAATTGATGTCTCTTTGGGGTCCACTAATTTACGCAGGATGTTTCGCGGCTACTCTATCAACAGCGCTGACAAATTTATTGTCAGTGCCGAGACTCATTCAGGCTTTGGGTCAGGATCGAATTTATCCtggattaattttctttagcAAAGGATATGGGAAGTCTGGAGAACCCTATCGGGGATATTTTCTCACGTTCATCGTTGCGGCTGCATTCCTTTTAATTGGTAAAATGTCAATCTcacattaaaagttaattagaaaatattaaatgtctgtcgtcataaatttatatacgataagctttcaatcttttttttcagccAATCTCAACGCAGTCGCTCCGCTAATTTCAAACTTCTATTTAGCATCATACGCCTTAATCAACTTCTGTACTTTTCACGCGGCTTTGATTCGGCCACTCGGATGGCGACCCAGTTTTAAAGTAAGCTAGAAATTACTTCATTATTAactaaatcttaattttaattcttaataaatttcttaaatgcttttaaaagttttttcttaGTATGAGGCTTTATTTagagaaaatttatcaaatttaaaggtGATATTTCCCGAGagttaaaagattttaaaaagataaagccttttaaacgatttttataaacaagataaaaatacagttttatcaatttcttcttttgtaGTACTATAATACTTGGTTGTCTCTATTCGGATTCATCCTTTGCGTGACAATTATGTTCCTCATCGACTGGACGACTTCACTAATCACTTTCGTCATTATATTCGCGCTATATTTAATAGTAGTGTATCGTAAGCCAGATGTGAATTGGGGAAGCAGTACACAAGCGCAAACTTATAAGACCGCACTTTCTATCGTCTACAggtattatcaaaaaaaaaaacgaaataacgTTTCTTTATACATGGAATCGAATTTCTTGCTTGAAATACTAGATCTAAATTGTTTCTTCAAAGCTGCCatcttcatattttaattcaaaaatttttaaataaatatgttttacattCTATAATAACTTTCAGATTGAATTCAATTGATGAACATGTGAAGAATTACGCTCCACAAATTTTGGCGCTTACAGGTCCGCCTAATGCGAGACCCGCATTGGTACACTTAGCGAACCTCATTACGAAGAATAACTCTTTGCTTATTTCCGGTGAAATCTTTCCAGTATGTTATCTTGATCTATttacgatataattttatctactGATCGTGATCAATcgtttatagaaaataaaattttaatttcaggcACAACTACCGTTTCGGTTACGCTCTGTACGTTTAAGGAATGGTTACTCCTGGTTGCATCAGCAACGTATAAAAGCATTCTACCACGTGGTGGAGGATTTGAGTTTGGAACGAGGCGCGGCTGTGTTGATGCAAGCTACCGGAGTAGGTAAACTGGCTCCTAATGTAGTTCTCATGGGTTACAAGACTCAT
This genomic window from Linepithema humile isolate Giens D197 chromosome 5, Lhum_UNIL_v1.0, whole genome shotgun sequence contains:
- the NKCC gene encoding bumetanide-sensitive sodium-(potassium)-chloride cotransporter isoform X3: MENRSQGKISDDDVIGQHNSKRPSMLSVSGLWDVVPRLDHYRLSRRAKRPSLSALHEGNLVKEANAVETGQVGSAVGQQGHSGIKLGWIQGVLIPCLLNIWGVMLFLRLSWVVAQAGILITIGIIGVSAIVCVITTLSLSAISTNGEVKGGGIYFIISRTLGPEFGASVGIVFAFANAVAASMNTIGFCDSLNDLLKTYDLKIIDNGVNDVRIVGIIALIIMILICAVGMEWESKAQNFLIAVIVGAIFDFLIGTIIGPSSEEQKAKGFIGFSIDVFKKNLMPDYRYSEGNNQTTFSVFAIFFPSVTGIQAGANISGDLKDPASSIPKGTLLALLISMLSYVTFVFFAGAAAARDADGFVNNTIVEYIPNINRTFGLHNSYSVMQLMSLWGPLIYAGCFAATLSTALTNLLSVPRLIQALGQDRIYPGLIFFSKGYGKSGEPYRGYFLTFIVAAAFLLIANLNAVAPLISNFYLASYALINFCTFHAALIRPLGWRPSFKYYNTWLSLFGFILCVTIMFLIDWTTSLITFVIIFALYLIVVYRKPDVNWGSSTQAQTYKTALSIVYRLNSIDEHVKNYAPQILALTGPPNARPALVHLANLITKNNSLLISGEIFPAQLPFRLRSVRLRNGYSWLHQQRIKAFYHVVEDLSLERGAAVLMQATGVGKLAPNVVLMGYKTHWSTCNHKDLQEYFNVLHNAFDHKLSVAILRIADGLDNSTVTNANGDEEHGIFAQSSDNLAGNTLMHTDSNLSMNMQIPRVQSVPTIGTTFAAPIDVTHVIKDSSIHWNARENLKQKKKRAADKLLEKHNGMATIPENLTIFQQKHKKGTIDVWWLYDDGVITRQV